In Cupriavidus taiwanensis, the following proteins share a genomic window:
- a CDS encoding LysR substrate-binding domain-containing protein, protein MRRLCPSLTELHAFEAAARHNSFTVAARELHVTQGAVSKQVRSLEAYLGVELFERVRQRLVLTPAGERYLERIAPSLNELEAATVELMAGQGRGGVLHIASMPTLGAKWLIPRLPQFFARHPEVTLEFVPHAQGYDFSEPDLDAAIRFGDGVWPGSLADYMTGREVLPVCRPGLLASEPDGVAPTPAALLRYPLLHHTTVPEAWPDWFATLGLPTRDAWSGARFDQFSLLTQAALSGLGIALIPRCLIEAELASGALVVAHPAQVLAKKGYYLCYPEQKQHLPALRTFRAWVMEGADLARPG, encoded by the coding sequence ATGCGACGCCTATGTCCGTCGCTGACCGAGTTGCACGCCTTCGAGGCGGCAGCGCGCCATAACAGCTTTACCGTAGCCGCCCGCGAACTGCATGTCACGCAAGGCGCGGTCAGCAAGCAGGTGCGCAGCCTCGAGGCCTACCTCGGCGTCGAGCTGTTCGAGCGGGTGCGCCAGCGGCTGGTGCTAACCCCCGCGGGCGAGCGCTACCTCGAGCGCATCGCGCCCAGCCTGAACGAGCTGGAAGCCGCCACGGTGGAATTGATGGCGGGGCAGGGGCGGGGCGGCGTGCTGCATATCGCCAGCATGCCGACGCTGGGCGCCAAGTGGCTGATCCCGCGCCTGCCGCAGTTTTTCGCGCGGCATCCGGAGGTGACGCTGGAGTTCGTGCCGCATGCGCAGGGCTACGATTTTTCCGAACCGGACCTCGACGCCGCGATCCGCTTCGGCGATGGCGTCTGGCCCGGCAGCCTGGCCGACTACATGACCGGCCGCGAGGTCTTGCCGGTATGCCGGCCGGGCCTGCTGGCGTCCGAGCCCGATGGCGTCGCGCCGACGCCGGCGGCCTTGCTGCGCTATCCGCTGCTGCACCACACCACCGTGCCCGAGGCCTGGCCCGACTGGTTCGCCACGCTGGGCCTGCCCACGCGCGACGCCTGGAGCGGAGCGCGCTTCGACCAGTTTTCGCTGCTGACGCAGGCGGCGCTGTCGGGACTGGGCATCGCGCTGATCCCGCGCTGCCTGATCGAGGCAGAGCTGGCCAGCGGCGCGCTGGTGGTGGCGCACCCCGCGCAGGTGCTGGCCAAGAAGGGCTATTACCTGTGCTATCCGGAGCAGAAGCAGCACCTGCCGGCGCTGCGCACGTTCAGGGCGTGGGTGATGGAGGGGGCGGACCTGGCGCGGCCCGGGTGA
- a CDS encoding PIN domain-containing protein, producing MRLDTTATTPPAGTAGDAGRPAGITSAPRVVLDSNIWVDLLVFQDPHVEPIRAALEAGTIAPVIRADCREELRRVLAYPQFARFEIDIGAALATVDRLASLEALPPQADCDALRLPRCKDTDDQKFVELAHFAGAACLVSKDKAVLKLRSRLRRSSGVEVMTPPAFGAWLAALGPATAADPL from the coding sequence ATGCGCCTCGACACCACCGCAACCACCCCGCCCGCCGGCACTGCCGGGGACGCCGGCCGCCCCGCCGGCATCACATCCGCGCCGCGCGTGGTGCTGGATTCCAATATCTGGGTGGACCTGCTGGTCTTCCAGGACCCGCATGTCGAGCCGATCCGCGCCGCGCTGGAAGCCGGCACCATCGCCCCGGTGATCCGAGCCGACTGCCGCGAGGAGCTGCGCCGGGTGCTGGCCTATCCGCAATTTGCCCGTTTTGAAATCGATATCGGCGCCGCGCTCGCCACCGTCGACCGCCTCGCCAGCCTGGAGGCGCTGCCGCCCCAGGCCGACTGCGACGCGCTGCGCCTGCCGCGCTGCAAGGACACCGACGACCAGAAGTTCGTCGAGCTGGCCCACTTTGCCGGCGCCGCCTGCCTGGTGTCGAAGGACAAGGCCGTGCTCAAGCTGCGCAGCCGCCTGCGCCGCAGCAGCGGCGTGGAAGTGATGACGCCGCCGGCATTCGGCGCCTGGCTGGCCGCGCTGGGCCCGGCCACGGCGGCCGATCCGCTTTAG
- a CDS encoding pyridoxal phosphate-dependent aminotransferase — MSADTTFAPLTPPPSRLPNVGTTIFTVMSALAAEKNAVNLGQGFPDFDCDPSIVDAVAGAMRAGHNQYPPMAGVPRLRQAIAAKIASLYGHQYSWDSEITVTAGATQGILTAILCAVHPGDEVIVLEPCYDSYLPAIELAGATAVPVALEAPAFRVPFDKLAAAITPRTRMILINTPHNPTGTIWRAGDMDQLAQILAGTDILLLSDEVYEHMVYDGQQHESVSRHPELARRSFVISSFGKTYHVTGWKVGYVAAPAALMAEFRKVHQFNVFTVNTPVQHGLAGYMADAAPYLQLSAFYQAKRDFFRAGLAGSRFKLLPSDGTYFQCVDYSAISDLSEADFAMWLTREIGVAAIPVSAFYSQPRESGVVRFCFAKKEETLALALERLGKL; from the coding sequence ATGTCCGCAGACACCACGTTCGCCCCACTGACGCCGCCGCCGTCGCGCCTGCCCAACGTCGGCACCACCATCTTCACCGTGATGTCGGCGCTCGCCGCCGAAAAGAACGCGGTCAACCTGGGCCAGGGCTTCCCCGACTTCGACTGCGACCCGAGCATCGTCGATGCCGTGGCCGGTGCCATGCGCGCCGGCCATAACCAGTACCCGCCGATGGCGGGCGTGCCGCGCCTGCGCCAGGCCATCGCCGCCAAGATCGCCAGCCTGTATGGCCACCAGTACAGCTGGGACAGCGAGATCACGGTCACCGCGGGCGCCACGCAAGGCATCCTGACCGCGATCCTGTGCGCGGTGCATCCGGGCGACGAGGTGATCGTGCTGGAGCCGTGCTACGACAGCTACCTGCCGGCGATCGAACTGGCCGGCGCCACCGCGGTGCCGGTCGCGCTGGAAGCTCCCGCGTTCCGCGTGCCCTTCGACAAGCTCGCCGCCGCGATCACGCCGCGCACGCGCATGATCCTCATCAACACGCCGCACAACCCCACCGGCACGATCTGGCGCGCGGGCGACATGGACCAGCTGGCGCAGATCCTGGCCGGCACCGACATCCTGCTGCTGTCGGACGAGGTCTACGAACACATGGTTTACGATGGCCAGCAGCATGAATCGGTGTCGCGCCATCCCGAACTGGCGCGCCGCAGCTTCGTCATCTCCAGCTTCGGCAAGACCTATCACGTGACCGGCTGGAAGGTCGGTTACGTGGCGGCACCGGCCGCACTGATGGCGGAGTTCCGCAAGGTGCACCAGTTCAACGTGTTCACGGTGAACACGCCGGTGCAGCACGGCCTCGCCGGCTACATGGCCGATGCCGCGCCTTACCTGCAGCTGTCGGCGTTCTACCAGGCCAAGCGCGATTTTTTCCGCGCGGGTCTGGCGGGCTCGCGCTTCAAGCTGCTGCCGTCGGACGGCACGTATTTCCAGTGCGTCGACTATTCCGCCATCTCGGACCTGAGCGAGGCCGACTTCGCCATGTGGCTGACGCGCGAGATCGGCGTGGCCGCGATTCCGGTCTCTGCCTTCTATTCGCAGCCGCGCGAATCGGGCGTGGTGCGCTTCTGCTTCGCGAAGAAGGAAGAGACGCTGGCGCTGGCGCTGGAGCGGCTGGGGAAGCTTTGA
- a CDS encoding glutathione S-transferase, translating into MLKLCGFAASNYYNKVKLALLEKNVPFEEVLAWIGETDPAASPAGKVPYIITESGPLCESEAIAEYVEAAYPQTPLLPADPYQAAKVREIIVFLELYLELTARELYPEAFFGGKVSDGVKERQHKLLSRYIPAFASLAKFSPYIAGDRFTLADCAAAVHLPLVSSCTKIIYGTDMLAELPVKDYLKTLSQRESVQKVNADRKANTELMLSRRK; encoded by the coding sequence ATGCTGAAGCTCTGCGGATTTGCCGCCAGCAACTACTACAACAAAGTGAAGCTGGCGCTGCTGGAAAAGAACGTGCCGTTCGAAGAGGTGCTGGCCTGGATCGGCGAGACCGACCCGGCGGCCTCGCCGGCGGGCAAGGTGCCCTACATCATCACCGAATCCGGCCCGCTGTGCGAGTCCGAGGCCATCGCCGAATACGTCGAAGCGGCGTATCCGCAGACGCCGCTGCTGCCGGCCGACCCGTACCAGGCCGCCAAGGTGCGCGAGATCATCGTGTTCCTGGAGCTCTACCTGGAGCTGACCGCGCGCGAGCTGTACCCGGAGGCCTTCTTCGGCGGCAAGGTCAGCGACGGTGTCAAGGAGCGCCAGCACAAGCTGCTGAGCCGCTATATCCCCGCCTTCGCCAGCCTGGCGAAGTTTTCGCCGTACATCGCCGGCGACCGCTTCACGCTGGCCGATTGCGCCGCCGCGGTGCACCTGCCGCTGGTGTCGTCATGCACCAAGATCATCTACGGCACCGACATGCTGGCGGAACTGCCGGTCAAGGACTACCTGAAGACGCTGTCACAGCGCGAGTCGGTGCAGAAGGTCAATGCGGACCGCAAGGCGAATACCGAGCTGATGTTGAGCCGGAGGAAGTAA
- a CDS encoding vWA domain-containing protein: MLIDFFFSLRHAKLPVSVKEYLTMLEALKAQVITPSIDEFYYLSRMTLVKDEKHFDKFDQAFAAYFKGVDSLVDWKSDIPLDWLQKTLERELSPEEKAKIEAMGGLEKLMERLKQLLEEQKEKHEGGNKWIGTGGTSPFGHGGYNPEGIRIGGPSKGNRTAIKVWEARSYKDYDDQVELGTRNIKVALRRLRRFAREGADTELDLDDTIHSTAANAGLLDIKLRPERHNKVKVLMLMDVGGSMDDHIKRVEELFSATKTEFKHLEYYYFHNCLYDYVWKNNRRRHAEKLATWDLLHKYTPDYKIIFVGDATMSPYEILQPGGSVEYNNAEAGAVWLNRMTEQFPHFVWLNPEPEGLWQYRQSITVINQLMKGRMYPVTLAGLEQAMKVLSK, translated from the coding sequence ATGCTGATCGATTTCTTCTTCTCGCTGCGCCACGCCAAGCTGCCGGTTTCGGTCAAGGAATACCTGACCATGCTGGAAGCGCTCAAGGCGCAGGTCATCACGCCCTCCATCGACGAGTTCTACTACCTGTCGCGGATGACGCTGGTGAAGGACGAGAAGCACTTCGACAAGTTCGACCAGGCCTTCGCCGCCTACTTCAAGGGCGTGGACAGCCTGGTCGACTGGAAGTCCGACATCCCGCTCGACTGGCTGCAGAAGACGCTGGAGCGCGAGCTGTCGCCCGAGGAAAAGGCCAAGATCGAGGCCATGGGCGGCCTCGAAAAGCTGATGGAGCGCCTCAAGCAGCTGCTCGAGGAGCAGAAGGAAAAGCACGAAGGCGGCAACAAGTGGATCGGCACCGGCGGCACCTCGCCGTTCGGCCATGGCGGCTACAACCCCGAGGGCATCCGCATCGGCGGCCCGTCCAAGGGCAACCGCACCGCGATCAAGGTGTGGGAGGCGCGCAGCTACAAGGACTATGACGACCAGGTCGAGCTGGGCACGCGCAACATCAAGGTCGCGCTGCGCCGGCTGCGCCGCTTCGCCCGCGAAGGCGCCGACACCGAGCTGGACCTCGACGACACCATCCACTCCACCGCGGCCAACGCCGGGCTGCTCGACATCAAGCTGCGGCCCGAGCGGCACAACAAGGTCAAGGTGCTGATGCTGATGGACGTGGGCGGCTCGATGGACGACCACATCAAGCGCGTCGAGGAGTTGTTCTCGGCCACCAAGACCGAGTTCAAGCACCTCGAGTACTACTACTTCCACAACTGCCTGTACGACTACGTGTGGAAGAACAACCGCCGCCGCCACGCCGAGAAGCTGGCGACGTGGGACCTGCTGCACAAGTACACGCCCGACTACAAGATCATCTTCGTCGGCGACGCCACCATGAGCCCGTATGAGATCCTGCAGCCGGGCGGCTCGGTCGAGTACAACAATGCCGAGGCCGGCGCGGTGTGGCTGAACCGCATGACCGAGCAGTTCCCGCACTTTGTCTGGCTCAACCCCGAACCCGAAGGGCTGTGGCAGTACCGGCAGTCGATCACGGTGATCAACCAGCTGATGAAGGGACGGATGTATCCGGTGACGCTGGCGGGGCTGGAGCAGGCGATGAAGGTGCTGTCGAAATAA
- the yaaA gene encoding peroxide stress protein YaaA, with the protein MLIVLSPAKSLDYETPARIKTHTLPRFIDRSAALIERLRRLAPQDVGALMDISDKLAVLNVTRYADWSPTFTAANSKQAVLAFNGDVYDGLDAKSLSADELGFAQKHLRILSGLYGVLRPLDWMQPYRLEMGTRLDNAAGKDLYAFWGDDVTQLLNADMAQLKQEGAPVLVNLASEEYFKVVRPKVLQARIVTPVFEDWKGGRYKIISFHAKRARGTMARYAVTHRVTEPEKLKRFAEDGYAFDQTASDATRWVFRRRLED; encoded by the coding sequence ATGCTCATCGTTTTGTCTCCCGCCAAGTCGCTGGACTACGAGACTCCCGCCCGCATCAAGACCCACACGCTGCCGCGCTTCATCGACCGTTCCGCCGCGCTGATCGAACGCCTGCGCCGGCTGGCGCCGCAGGACGTGGGCGCGCTGATGGACATCTCGGACAAGCTCGCGGTGCTCAACGTGACGCGCTACGCCGACTGGTCGCCGACCTTCACCGCGGCCAACAGCAAGCAGGCGGTGCTGGCCTTCAACGGCGATGTCTACGACGGCCTCGACGCGAAATCGCTGTCGGCCGACGAGCTTGGCTTTGCGCAGAAACACCTGCGCATCCTGTCCGGTCTGTACGGCGTGCTGCGCCCGCTGGACTGGATGCAGCCGTACCGGCTCGAAATGGGCACGCGCCTGGACAATGCCGCCGGCAAGGACCTGTACGCGTTCTGGGGCGACGACGTCACGCAGCTGCTTAACGCCGACATGGCGCAGCTCAAGCAGGAGGGCGCGCCGGTGCTGGTCAACCTGGCCTCGGAAGAGTATTTCAAGGTGGTGCGGCCCAAGGTGCTGCAGGCGCGCATCGTCACGCCGGTGTTCGAGGACTGGAAGGGCGGCCGCTACAAGATCATTTCGTTCCACGCCAAGCGCGCGCGCGGCACCATGGCGCGCTACGCCGTGACGCACCGCGTGACCGAGCCGGAGAAGCTCAAGCGCTTCGCCGAAGACGGCTATGCCTTCGACCAGACGGCCTCGGACGCGACCCGCTGGGTGTTCCGCCGTCGCCTCGAAGACTGA
- a CDS encoding M14 family metallopeptidase, whose product MLHISSHFDSGAIEVEALDRADDIRLRIRADSHADFRQWFHFRLQGAAGQACRMHFLNAGDCTYPDGWRDYRAVASYDRANWFRVPTRFDGQVMTVEVTPEHDSIWFAYFEPYPDERHLSLLASCQRSPLARLSHLGSTVDGRDMTRVTIGEPGPGKSTIWMIARQHPGESMAEWFVEGVLQRLTGTGVWAGDPVARKLLERAVFHIVPNMNPDGSARGNLRTNAAGANLNREWMAPSPETSPEVYHVRRAIEASGCDMFFDIHGDEGLPYNFVAGSEMLPGFTEARRREQQRFIEAFKRASPDFQDVHGYAASKYNADALKLASKYIGHTFGCLALTLEMPFKDNADLPDPAVGWNGARSALLGTAMLQAILDYLG is encoded by the coding sequence ATGCTGCATATCTCTTCGCATTTCGATTCCGGTGCCATCGAGGTCGAGGCGCTCGACCGCGCCGACGATATCCGCCTGCGCATCCGTGCCGACTCGCACGCCGACTTCCGCCAGTGGTTCCATTTCCGGCTGCAGGGCGCGGCCGGGCAGGCCTGCCGCATGCATTTCCTGAACGCGGGCGACTGCACCTATCCGGACGGCTGGCGCGACTACCGCGCGGTGGCGTCGTACGACCGCGCCAACTGGTTCCGCGTGCCGACGCGTTTCGACGGTCAGGTGATGACGGTGGAAGTCACGCCCGAGCACGACAGCATCTGGTTCGCGTATTTCGAGCCTTATCCGGACGAGCGCCACCTGTCGCTGCTGGCGAGCTGCCAGCGCTCGCCCCTGGCGCGGCTGTCGCACCTGGGCAGCACCGTCGACGGGCGCGACATGACGCGCGTCACCATCGGCGAGCCGGGACCGGGCAAGTCCACCATCTGGATGATCGCGCGCCAGCACCCGGGCGAGAGCATGGCCGAGTGGTTCGTCGAGGGCGTGCTGCAGCGGCTGACCGGCACCGGCGTGTGGGCGGGCGACCCGGTCGCGCGCAAGCTGCTCGAGCGCGCGGTGTTCCATATCGTGCCGAACATGAATCCCGACGGCTCGGCACGCGGCAACCTGCGCACCAACGCCGCGGGTGCCAACCTGAACCGCGAATGGATGGCGCCGAGCCCGGAGACCAGCCCCGAGGTCTATCACGTGCGCCGCGCGATCGAAGCCAGCGGCTGCGACATGTTCTTCGATATCCATGGCGACGAGGGCCTGCCGTACAACTTCGTCGCCGGCAGCGAGATGCTGCCGGGCTTTACCGAAGCGCGCCGACGCGAGCAGCAGCGCTTTATCGAGGCCTTCAAGCGGGCCTCGCCGGACTTCCAGGACGTGCACGGCTACGCCGCCAGCAAGTACAACGCCGACGCGCTCAAGCTGGCGTCCAAGTACATCGGCCATACCTTCGGCTGCCTGGCGCTGACGCTGGAGATGCCGTTCAAGGACAACGCCGACCTGCCGGATCCGGCGGTCGGCTGGAACGGGGCGCGCAGCGCGCTGCTGGGAACGGCGATGCTGCAGGCGATATTGGATTATCTGGGCTGA
- a CDS encoding 3-hydroxyacyl-CoA dehydrogenase, producing the protein MSTFTIDTLGIVGTGAMGRGIAQIAAQAGLTVNLYDANPQAVEAARKYLQDTLAKLADKGKLSAADAEAALARVKPCGALEDLAGCDMVLEAIVEKLEVKRDLVAKLEAILREDAIIASNTSSLSITAIAVGSKHPGRIAGYHFFNPVPLMKVVEVIDGLSGNPAVGDALMALSRRMGHTPVRCKDMPGFIVNHAGRGMNIEGLKAAQEGVAGFADIDNIMREQAGFRMGPFELMDLTGLDVSHPVMESIYNQFYQEPRYRPSPITAIRAVGGLIGRKAGAGFYAYADGQKQVPAAAAAPGARPSSVWVSHASERGHAMVTKLLGTLGVTPEGGNQPSADALIIVTPLGLDATTSALQQGLDPARTVAIDTLLPFEATKRRTLMTTPATSAAARDAAHGLFASDGVPVTVIRDSAGFVAQRVLCCIINIASDIAQQRIATPADIDLAVNLGLGYPKGPLALGDAVGPQLVLETLRNMEALTGDMRYRPSPWLWRRAGLGLSLLAEEQ; encoded by the coding sequence ATGAGCACTTTCACCATCGATACGCTGGGTATCGTCGGCACCGGCGCCATGGGCCGGGGCATCGCGCAGATCGCCGCGCAGGCAGGCCTGACCGTCAACCTGTACGACGCCAACCCGCAGGCGGTGGAAGCCGCGCGCAAGTACCTGCAGGACACGCTGGCCAAGCTCGCCGACAAGGGCAAGCTCAGCGCCGCCGACGCCGAGGCCGCGCTGGCCCGCGTCAAGCCCTGCGGCGCCCTGGAAGACCTGGCCGGCTGCGACATGGTGCTCGAAGCCATCGTCGAGAAGCTGGAGGTCAAGCGTGACCTGGTGGCCAAACTCGAAGCCATCCTGCGCGAAGACGCCATCATCGCGTCGAACACCTCGTCGCTGTCGATCACCGCGATCGCGGTCGGTTCGAAGCACCCCGGCCGCATCGCCGGCTATCACTTCTTCAACCCGGTGCCGCTGATGAAGGTGGTCGAGGTCATCGACGGCCTGTCCGGCAACCCCGCGGTGGGCGACGCGCTGATGGCGCTGTCGCGCCGCATGGGCCATACGCCGGTGCGCTGCAAGGACATGCCGGGCTTTATCGTCAACCATGCCGGCCGCGGCATGAATATCGAAGGCCTGAAGGCGGCGCAGGAAGGCGTGGCCGGATTCGCCGACATCGACAACATCATGCGCGAGCAGGCCGGCTTCCGCATGGGGCCGTTCGAGCTGATGGACCTGACCGGGCTGGACGTGTCGCACCCGGTGATGGAATCGATCTACAACCAGTTCTACCAGGAGCCGCGCTACCGTCCGTCGCCGATCACCGCGATCCGCGCGGTCGGCGGGCTGATCGGGCGCAAGGCCGGCGCCGGCTTCTACGCCTACGCCGATGGCCAGAAGCAGGTGCCGGCCGCCGCCGCGGCGCCAGGCGCGCGCCCGTCGAGCGTGTGGGTCAGCCACGCCAGCGAGCGCGGCCACGCCATGGTCACCAAGCTGCTGGGCACGCTCGGCGTGACCCCGGAAGGCGGCAACCAGCCCTCGGCCGACGCGCTGATCATCGTCACGCCGCTGGGCCTGGACGCCACCACCAGCGCGCTGCAGCAAGGCCTGGACCCGGCCCGCACCGTGGCCATCGACACGCTGCTGCCGTTCGAGGCCACTAAACGCCGCACGCTGATGACCACGCCGGCCACCAGCGCCGCCGCGCGCGACGCCGCGCACGGCCTGTTCGCCAGCGACGGCGTGCCGGTCACGGTGATCCGCGACTCCGCCGGCTTCGTTGCCCAGCGCGTGCTCTGCTGCATCATCAATATCGCCAGCGACATCGCGCAGCAGCGCATCGCCACGCCGGCCGACATCGACCTGGCCGTGAACCTGGGCCTGGGTTACCCGAAGGGCCCGCTGGCGCTCGGCGACGCGGTCGGTCCGCAACTGGTGCTGGAAACGCTGCGCAACATGGAAGCGCTGACCGGCGACATGCGCTATCGCCCGAGCCCGTGGCTGTGGCGCCGTGCCGGCCTGGGCCTGTCGCTGCTGGCCGAAGAGCAGTAA
- a CDS encoding BspC domain-containing protein — MIRRISAMLGSRLRMVAAAVAGAIALAGCANLPDEAAGTAASPAPSPATAAPAPVPARPAALPAPAASTSPPIKTINLPDRGRVSLSEYRARMREQLMKTENASSDVADCAAHASWVVPRSATYDALKIPTGALAAGQATTEPWSGRFSPGKQAVPVSSVVTFAATAHKRTGSDDWQPVKVRCGYDDGMMLAYELLDSSGATISEPAAAPAVPTATRTSASKSRKGAKGKSTASKSGKASASKSVKSSSAKSTSAKATSKSKKKQ; from the coding sequence GTGATCCGACGAATCTCCGCAATGCTCGGCAGCCGGCTGCGCATGGTGGCCGCCGCCGTAGCCGGTGCGATCGCGCTGGCAGGCTGCGCCAACCTGCCGGACGAAGCCGCCGGCACCGCTGCCAGCCCGGCGCCGTCCCCTGCAACCGCCGCACCCGCCCCGGTACCCGCCCGCCCCGCAGCTCTCCCCGCCCCGGCCGCTTCCACTTCGCCTCCCATCAAGACCATCAACCTGCCCGACCGCGGCCGCGTCAGCCTGTCCGAGTACCGCGCGCGCATGCGCGAGCAGCTGATGAAGACCGAGAACGCCAGCAGCGACGTGGCCGACTGCGCCGCGCACGCCAGCTGGGTGGTGCCGCGCTCGGCCACCTACGATGCGCTGAAGATCCCCACCGGCGCGCTCGCAGCGGGGCAGGCCACCACCGAACCCTGGAGCGGGCGCTTCTCGCCGGGCAAGCAGGCGGTGCCGGTCAGCTCGGTGGTCACCTTCGCCGCCACCGCGCACAAGCGCACGGGCAGCGACGACTGGCAGCCGGTGAAGGTGCGCTGCGGCTATGACGACGGCATGATGCTGGCGTACGAGCTGCTCGACAGCAGCGGCGCCACCATCAGCGAACCCGCGGCCGCGCCGGCGGTGCCCACCGCCACGCGCACGTCGGCCAGCAAGAGCCGCAAGGGGGCCAAGGGCAAGAGCACGGCGTCGAAGTCCGGCAAGGCCTCGGCATCGAAGTCGGTAAAGTCGAGCTCGGCCAAGTCGACGTCGGCCAAGGCGACCAGCAAGAGCAAGAAGAAGCAGTAG
- a CDS encoding tripartite tricarboxylate transporter substrate binding protein BugE, translating into MQRRHLLRVLAATSAALATGLSFSAAAQSGYPTKPITLVVPFPAGGTTDIVARIVADKLGQQLGQAVVVDNRGGAGGSIGTTFLSKAAPDGYTLGIATASTHGINPAVYPRLSYDATKDFTPITNLASVPNVMSIHPSVKATDMKSFIALAQAQPGKLAYGSAGNGSVSHMMGELFKLSSKTELLHVPYKGVGPALNDALAGQVQVLFDNLPSSLPFIEGGKLRALAVAAPKRVAALPNVPTFAELGLGEVNDAAWFGLIAPANLPADLQTKLHAAAVKVLALPEVKAKLEKLGATPVGDTPAHFAAQIKTEVAKNKRVAAAAKISLD; encoded by the coding sequence ATGCAACGTCGCCACCTGCTCCGCGTCCTGGCCGCCACCTCGGCCGCCCTCGCCACCGGCCTGTCGTTCAGCGCCGCCGCCCAGTCCGGCTACCCCACCAAGCCGATCACGCTGGTGGTGCCGTTCCCCGCAGGCGGCACCACCGACATCGTCGCGCGCATCGTCGCCGACAAGCTCGGCCAGCAGCTGGGCCAGGCCGTGGTGGTCGACAACCGCGGCGGTGCCGGCGGCAGCATCGGCACCACCTTCCTGTCCAAGGCCGCGCCGGACGGCTATACGCTGGGCATCGCCACGGCCTCGACCCACGGCATCAATCCGGCGGTCTACCCGCGACTGTCCTACGATGCCACCAAGGACTTCACCCCCATCACCAACCTGGCCTCGGTGCCGAACGTGATGAGCATCCATCCGTCGGTCAAGGCCACCGACATGAAGTCGTTCATCGCGCTAGCGCAGGCGCAGCCCGGCAAGCTGGCCTATGGCTCGGCCGGCAACGGCAGCGTCTCGCACATGATGGGAGAACTGTTCAAGCTGAGCAGCAAGACCGAACTGCTGCACGTGCCGTACAAGGGCGTGGGCCCGGCGCTGAACGACGCGCTGGCCGGCCAGGTGCAGGTGCTGTTCGACAATCTGCCGTCGTCGCTGCCGTTTATCGAAGGCGGCAAGCTGCGCGCGCTCGCGGTGGCGGCACCCAAGCGCGTGGCCGCGCTGCCCAATGTGCCGACCTTCGCCGAACTCGGCCTGGGCGAAGTCAACGACGCCGCCTGGTTCGGCCTGATCGCGCCGGCCAACCTGCCGGCCGACCTGCAGACCAAGCTGCATGCCGCCGCGGTCAAGGTGCTGGCACTGCCGGAAGTCAAGGCCAAGCTGGAGAAGCTCGGCGCCACCCCGGTAGGCGACACCCCGGCGCACTTTGCCGCGCAGATCAAGACCGAAGTGGCCAAGAACAAGCGCGTCGCCGCCGCCGCCAAGATCTCGCTCGACTGA
- a CDS encoding N-formylglutamate amidohydrolase: protein MTDTDRTIADSPFCLYQPEGEPAALFLDSPHSATTYPTDFRPDPALPLPLLRQAEDTFVDELYAGAPARGIPLLCAGFPRSYLDANRALEEIDEALLDAPWPGAKQETAKTRLGKGLVWRVLDTGEAIYDRKLSVAEVQARIERCYLPYYAQLQKLAERAVASHGSAWHINCHSMPSHAAPFATEFPGLEHPDFVVGDRDGTTCDKRFTDRVEGLLKEMGYEVWRNHPYKGVEIVRVVGQPQAGRHSLQLEVNRKLYMDEAGLTHTAGFAKLRHDLNSLLDELLRFTRAMPSRVA, encoded by the coding sequence ATGACCGACACCGACCGAACCATCGCGGACAGTCCGTTCTGCCTGTACCAGCCCGAGGGCGAGCCCGCGGCGCTGTTCCTGGACTCGCCGCACAGCGCGACCACCTACCCGACGGACTTCCGCCCCGATCCCGCGCTGCCGCTGCCGCTGCTGCGCCAGGCCGAGGACACCTTTGTCGACGAGCTCTACGCCGGTGCCCCGGCGCGCGGCATCCCGCTGCTGTGCGCGGGTTTTCCGCGCAGCTACCTCGACGCCAACCGCGCGCTCGAGGAAATCGACGAAGCTTTGCTCGACGCGCCCTGGCCCGGCGCGAAGCAGGAGACCGCCAAGACCCGTCTGGGCAAGGGCCTGGTCTGGCGCGTGCTGGACACCGGCGAAGCCATCTACGACCGCAAGCTGAGCGTGGCCGAGGTGCAGGCGCGCATCGAACGCTGCTACCTGCCCTACTACGCGCAGCTGCAGAAGCTGGCCGAGCGCGCCGTCGCCAGCCATGGCAGCGCCTGGCATATCAACTGCCATTCGATGCCCAGCCATGCCGCGCCGTTCGCGACTGAATTCCCCGGACTGGAGCATCCGGATTTCGTCGTCGGCGACCGCGACGGCACCACCTGCGACAAGCGCTTCACCGACCGGGTCGAGGGGCTGCTCAAGGAGATGGGTTACGAGGTCTGGCGCAACCACCCGTACAAGGGCGTCGAGATCGTGCGTGTGGTCGGACAGCCGCAGGCCGGCCGCCACAGCCTGCAGCTGGAGGTCAACCGCAAGCTCTACATGGACGAGGCCGGCCTCACGCATACCGCCGGCTTTGCCAAGCTGCGGCACGACCTGAACAGCCTGCTCGACGAACTGCTGCGCTTTACGCGCGCGATGCCGTCGCGCGTGGCCTGA